A region of Macrobrachium nipponense isolate FS-2020 chromosome 7, ASM1510439v2, whole genome shotgun sequence DNA encodes the following proteins:
- the LOC135217705 gene encoding PHD and RING finger domain-containing protein 1-like codes for MLREESRRDGRDEDSDDDDVGTSKSSSKRKRSIDSDSEEESDTDGESDGSYETDESDEEGEEEDEALNVGEEKEGNDSEDEGSDDDDEEDEESEVTDSEEYDTDDETQPTSTRNTCRRTRIESGSDSDSNGVESTGDPCPICLGRMKGEIGSPENCDHSFCLECILEWSKTNNSCPQDRIPFFMVFVRRQIGWPVIRKVPVEESKPDNIPDEEEDDPTFCEVCGRCDREDRLLLCDGCDLGYHLECLDPPLEQVPIDEWFCSDCQAVNSTATCTEVDIEDGELHDLIDDGAPSSSLPTLRPSRNNRQAAGQPRRVRLLPRTRASERVRARITRSRKQRARPTITEEQEKEYEAVIDAVAAACGSATVSWPLPSSKRSLSKPRRTTKAPKRKRRKVTRKGKAKKRKSTTRKRRTAKTRKTKGTKTRKTRKTTKRKGKVKRKRKVSHHF; via the exons ATGTTGAGGGAAGAGAGTAGAAGAGATGGTCGGGACGAGgactctgatgatgatgatgttggtaCCTCAAAATCATCATCGAAACGTAAACGTTCCATAGATTCTGATTCAGAAGAAGAGTCCGATACTGACGGAGAGTCTGATGGGAGTTACGAAACTGACGAAAgtgatgaggagggggaggaggaagatgaggcaCTGaatgttggagaagaaaaggaaggaaatgatAGTGAAGATGAAggaagtgatgatgatgatgaggaagatgaagagagtgaag TGACAGATAGTGAGGAATATGATACAGATGATGAAACCCAGCCAACAAGTACTCGAAACACCTGTCGCAGGACAAGGATCGAAAGTGGATCTGATTCAGATAGCAATGGTGTAGAAAGCACTGGCGACCCTTGTCCTATATGTTTAGGTCGAATGAAGGGGGAAATTGGATCACCTGAGAATTGTGATCACTCATTTTGTCTTGAGTGTATTCTGGAATGGTCAAAG ACAAACAATAGCTGTCCACAAGACAGAATTCCATTTTTCATGGTATTTGTACGTCGCCAAATTGGATGGCCAGTCATCCGAAAAGTACCAGTGGAAGAATCTAAACCAGACAACATTCcagatgaagaggaagatgatCCAACCTTTTGTGAG GTTTGTGGTCGTTGTGACCGCGAGGATCGGCTATTGTTGTGTGATGGTTGTGACCTTGGATACCACCTGGAGTGCCTTGACCCACCTCTTGAACAAGTGCCAATTGATGAATGGTTTTGTTCTGACTGCCAAGCTGTCAACAGCACGGCAACATGCACTGAG GTGGATATTGAAGATGGGGAACTTCATGACCTTATTGATGATGGTGCTCCAAGTTCATCTCTTCCTACTTTGCGTCCCTCACGTAATAACAGACAGGCTGCTGGGCAGCCTCGTAGAGTTAGGCTTTTGCCCCGCACTCGTGCCTCTGAGAGAGTTCGTGCACGTATAACACGTTCTCGAAAACAGAGGGCAAGGCCAACCATCacagaagaacaagaaaaagaatatgaggcTGTAATAGATGCTGTGGCA GCTGCTTGTGGTAGTGCCACTGTAAGTTGGCCATTGCCGTCCAGTAAGAGATCTCTCTCTAAACCCAGACGTACCACAAAAGCaccaaagagaaagaggagaaaagtTACTAGAAAAGGGAAGGCTAAGAAAAGGAAAAGCACTACCAGAAAGCGCAGAACTGCCAAAACTAGGAAAACTAAGGGTACAAAAACACGTAAAACAAGGAAGACTACGAAACGGAAGGGCAAAgtcaagagaaaaaggaaggtaagtcatcatttttaa